A portion of the Edaphobacter lichenicola genome contains these proteins:
- a CDS encoding LLM class flavin-dependent oxidoreductase has product MRYGFWLPVFGGWLRNVDDEKMAANWEYVRDLAKKAETIGYDLTLIAELNLNDIKGMDAPSLDAWSTTAALAAVTEKLELMVAVRPTFHNPALLAKQAATVDQMSHGRLTLNVVSSWWKDEATKYGVHFDEHDDRYARTSEWLDVIDGCWKTQGFSYKGKYYDVRENVLSPKPVRKPRPTLYAGGESETAKNLIAAKCDAYLMHGDAPEAVGKKIADMRERRDKLGLGPMTFGVAGYAIVRDSEAEALREVERITDVKQSARGYANYEQWVTGSNLQTEISLKDYSVSNRGLRCGFVGTPERVSERMEEFAAVGVDLVLLQSSPQAEEMERFGAQVIRSGAGAAV; this is encoded by the coding sequence ATGCGATACGGTTTCTGGTTGCCAGTGTTCGGTGGTTGGCTGCGTAACGTCGATGACGAGAAGATGGCGGCGAACTGGGAGTATGTGCGTGACCTGGCGAAGAAGGCCGAGACGATTGGGTACGATCTGACGCTGATCGCCGAGCTGAATCTGAACGACATCAAGGGGATGGATGCTCCCTCTCTGGATGCGTGGTCGACTACAGCCGCGCTGGCTGCGGTGACGGAGAAGCTGGAGTTGATGGTAGCGGTGCGGCCGACGTTCCATAATCCGGCGTTGCTGGCAAAGCAGGCGGCAACAGTCGATCAGATGTCGCATGGACGACTGACGCTGAACGTGGTCTCGAGCTGGTGGAAAGATGAGGCAACCAAGTATGGCGTGCACTTCGATGAGCATGATGACCGCTATGCGCGGACGTCGGAGTGGCTGGATGTTATCGACGGGTGTTGGAAGACGCAGGGGTTTTCTTATAAAGGCAAGTACTACGACGTGCGGGAGAATGTGCTTTCTCCGAAGCCGGTGAGGAAACCGCGGCCGACTTTATATGCTGGTGGTGAGTCGGAGACGGCGAAGAACTTGATTGCCGCGAAGTGCGATGCCTACCTGATGCATGGTGATGCTCCGGAGGCAGTGGGCAAGAAGATTGCCGATATGCGCGAGCGGCGCGACAAGCTTGGGTTGGGGCCGATGACGTTTGGCGTTGCCGGGTACGCGATTGTGCGGGATTCAGAGGCTGAGGCTCTGCGCGAGGTGGAGCGAATCACCGATGTGAAGCAGTCGGCGCGTGGGTATGCCAACTATGAACAGTGGGTGACAGGCTCGAATCTGCAGACGGAGATTTCGCTGAAGGATTATTCAGTTTCGAATCGTGGTTTGCGATGTGGGTTTGTTGGGACGCCTGAGCGGGTGTCGGAGCGCATGGAAGAGTTCGCTGCGGTTGGAGTCGATCTGGTGCTATTGCAGTCGAGTCCGCAGGCGGAGGAGATGGAACGGTTTGGCGCGCAGGTGATTCGGAGCGGTGCTGGGGCTGCGGTTTGA
- a CDS encoding glycosyltransferase family 2 protein has protein sequence MPKYSIVVPFHNEEENVTTLYDRLKAVMEQVGDSFELVFVDDGSRDRTYRLLEEIAAVDSRVLVIKLRRNFGQTSALAAGFDHAQGDFILAMDGDLQHDPEEIPNFLAKLEEGYDVVSGWRSQRGDNFILRRIPSRAANMLMSALSGVDIHDFGTTFKAYRREVIQNIPLYGEMHRFIPALASWYGATICEVPISNPAREYGKSHYGISRTFRVFFDLLTIRFLLRYMTRPLHFFGTVGAFGMVAGFGMAAWLLILKLITGQHIMSIHGPIFVIAGILILAGIQMMGIGLLGELQVRHFYTASHRAPYAVDRILRLRSEESLIQ, from the coding sequence GTGCCGAAATATTCGATCGTCGTACCCTTCCATAACGAAGAAGAGAACGTAACCACCCTCTACGACCGCCTCAAGGCCGTCATGGAGCAGGTCGGTGACTCCTTCGAGCTGGTCTTCGTCGACGACGGCTCCCGTGACCGCACCTACCGGCTGCTCGAAGAGATCGCGGCAGTAGACAGCCGCGTCCTTGTCATCAAGCTTCGCCGCAACTTTGGCCAGACCTCCGCCCTCGCAGCCGGCTTCGACCACGCTCAGGGAGATTTCATCCTCGCCATGGACGGCGACCTCCAGCATGACCCCGAGGAGATCCCCAACTTTCTGGCAAAGCTCGAAGAGGGCTACGATGTCGTCAGCGGCTGGCGCTCACAGCGCGGAGACAACTTTATCCTGCGCCGCATCCCGTCCCGTGCCGCCAACATGCTTATGTCGGCCCTTAGCGGAGTCGACATCCATGACTTTGGCACGACCTTCAAAGCCTATCGCCGCGAAGTTATTCAAAACATACCGCTCTACGGCGAGATGCACCGCTTCATCCCCGCTCTCGCCTCCTGGTACGGAGCTACGATCTGCGAAGTTCCTATTTCGAATCCAGCTCGCGAGTATGGCAAGAGCCACTACGGTATCTCCCGCACCTTCCGCGTCTTCTTCGATCTGCTGACCATCCGCTTCCTGCTCCGTTACATGACCCGCCCGCTCCACTTCTTCGGAACGGTGGGTGCCTTCGGCATGGTCGCCGGATTCGGCATGGCGGCCTGGCTCCTGATCCTTAAACTAATCACCGGCCAGCACATCATGAGCATTCACGGACCGATCTTCGTCATCGCCGGCATTCTCATCCTTGCGGGGATCCAGATGATGGGCATCGGGCTATTAGGAGAACTACAAGTACGCCACTTCTACACCGCGTCGCACCGCGCACCCTACGCGGTCGACAGAATCCTGCGGCTGCGCTCGGAAGAAAGCCTCATCCAGTAG
- a CDS encoding ATP-grasp domain-containing protein: protein MTNRQPLPIAIYYEQPIWFKLLFAELDRRGANYVKLDAVEHSYGPQDHPEEQYAVVLNKMSPSAWNRGHGDQIFYTLGYLEHLESRGVRVVNGVRAFRSELSKAAQLSMLEALGLGYPKARVIHRASQASAAAEGLRFPVVVKPNIGGSGSGVVKFQTKEHLAEASASENGLMLGMDSTGLVQEFVPARGSYIVRVEVLNGRYLYAIKIHITGETFDLCPADICKTPLGVELERAACPIDAAKDGLAVEAFDAPPEVIAEVERLMAAAGIELGGVEFMVDDRDGVRMYYDINALSNFVADGQKVVGFDPFVKLADWLEEEARIVNERRAAVPELAGAQL from the coding sequence ATGACGAACCGTCAGCCTTTGCCTATTGCGATTTATTATGAGCAGCCGATCTGGTTCAAGCTGTTGTTTGCGGAGCTGGATCGTCGCGGAGCGAACTATGTGAAGCTGGATGCGGTGGAGCATAGTTATGGGCCTCAAGACCACCCAGAGGAGCAGTACGCCGTTGTGCTAAACAAGATGAGCCCCTCGGCGTGGAATCGTGGGCATGGGGATCAAATCTTCTACACGCTGGGGTATCTTGAGCATCTGGAGAGCCGTGGGGTTCGCGTGGTGAATGGGGTACGCGCTTTCCGGAGCGAGTTGTCGAAGGCGGCGCAGCTTTCGATGCTGGAGGCCCTGGGACTGGGGTATCCAAAGGCGCGGGTGATTCATCGGGCCTCGCAGGCGAGTGCGGCGGCGGAGGGGCTGCGCTTCCCTGTTGTGGTAAAGCCGAATATTGGAGGCAGCGGCAGCGGCGTGGTGAAGTTCCAAACGAAGGAGCACCTGGCGGAGGCTTCCGCGAGCGAGAACGGGCTGATGCTGGGGATGGATTCGACCGGGCTGGTGCAGGAGTTTGTGCCGGCACGCGGGTCGTACATCGTTCGCGTTGAGGTGTTGAACGGAAGGTATTTGTACGCAATTAAGATACATATTACGGGCGAGACATTTGATCTTTGCCCGGCTGATATCTGCAAGACACCGCTGGGGGTTGAGCTGGAGCGTGCGGCTTGTCCGATTGACGCGGCCAAGGACGGACTGGCGGTGGAGGCCTTTGATGCGCCTCCTGAGGTGATTGCAGAGGTGGAGCGGTTGATGGCTGCTGCGGGAATTGAATTGGGCGGCGTTGAGTTTATGGTGGATGATCGCGATGGCGTGAGGATGTACTACGACATCAATGCGCTGTCGAACTTTGTGGCGGATGGGCAGAAGGTTGTCGGGTTCGATCCATTTGTAAAGCTGGCGGATTGGCTGGAGGAAGAAGCCAGGATTGTGAATGAGCGCCGGGCAGCTGTGCCTGAACTGGCGGGAGCGCAACTGTGA
- a CDS encoding VOC family protein, whose translation MKRTWTIIGVRDVSSSLKWYQSLFGHPITPPAHDYFGQILDSDGTVLLCFHEWGAHEHPSLMTPANGTPGNGLLLFFRVDDFDLALQRARLFVSRLEEEPRLNPNTRTNEFSLRDPDGYYVTISAA comes from the coding sequence ATGAAGCGCACATGGACGATCATAGGAGTACGCGATGTGTCGAGCAGCCTGAAATGGTACCAGTCCCTGTTCGGGCATCCGATCACACCGCCTGCCCACGACTACTTTGGGCAAATCCTCGATTCAGACGGAACTGTCTTGCTCTGCTTCCACGAGTGGGGCGCTCATGAGCATCCCTCACTCATGACTCCAGCTAACGGGACACCGGGCAACGGGCTCTTGTTGTTCTTCCGGGTAGATGATTTCGACCTGGCGCTTCAAAGAGCACGTTTGTTCGTTAGCCGACTCGAAGAGGAGCCACGCTTAAATCCAAACACCCGAACCAATGAGTTCTCCCTTCGAGATCCGGACGGATATTACGTCACGATCAGTGCAGCCTGA
- a CDS encoding heavy-metal-associated domain-containing protein, with protein sequence MYEALTLSIEGMHCGACVRRATTALQGVAGVELDSVDVGSAKMKFDPEQATPEVIAGALSRIGFAAHIKE encoded by the coding sequence ATGTACGAGGCGTTGACCTTATCGATCGAAGGAATGCACTGTGGCGCTTGTGTTCGCAGAGCGACGACCGCTTTGCAAGGAGTTGCGGGGGTGGAGTTAGATTCTGTCGACGTTGGATCAGCCAAGATGAAGTTCGATCCAGAACAGGCTACCCCTGAAGTGATCGCAGGCGCCCTCAGCCGCATCGGCTTTGCTGCGCATATTAAAGAGTGA
- a CDS encoding energy transducer TonB: protein MRLICALYIFGLAAPFSLSLQAQSRPPITPPRLISIPKPDCSAGKSCHGSHGQVRLILDILEDGKVGDIRVELGDEKLADAATEAAQQAEFVPGSFLGKPQSMNFVLNLHF, encoded by the coding sequence ATGCGCCTGATCTGTGCGTTATACATCTTCGGTCTTGCAGCTCCCTTTTCTTTGTCGCTGCAAGCACAAAGCAGGCCACCAATTACGCCTCCAAGGTTGATCAGCATTCCAAAGCCCGATTGCAGTGCCGGGAAGTCCTGTCATGGAAGTCATGGCCAGGTACGCCTGATCCTCGATATCTTGGAGGACGGCAAAGTCGGTGATATCCGGGTCGAGCTAGGTGACGAAAAGCTGGCAGACGCCGCGACAGAAGCAGCTCAACAGGCAGAGTTCGTACCAGGCTCGTTCCTTGGCAAGCCGCAAAGCATGAACTTTGTGCTGAATCTTCACTTCTAG
- a CDS encoding quinone oxidoreductase family protein, with protein MQAIQILTTGSADVLTLRDLPTPTPGPGEALIRIEASGVNFIDTYFREGRYPAQLPYTLGQEASGIVLSVAPDVTTVKPGDRVAWCLVPGTYAQLTVAPADRLVAIPDHVSFQQAAAAILQGMTAHYLAHSTYPIQSGDEVLIHAGAGGTGLLLIQMAKARGARVFTTVSTKEKAALARAAGADEIILYTQEDFVAKVKTLTQGKGLPVVYDSVGKSTFEQSLQCLQPRGLLVLFGGASGAVPPFDLIRLSTMGSLFITRPTLKNYVATRADLEARAKDVFDGVANGTLKLRLEHTYPLTDAARAHRDLESRNTTGKLLLIP; from the coding sequence ATGCAAGCCATTCAGATTCTCACCACCGGTTCAGCCGACGTCCTCACCCTCCGCGATCTACCCACGCCCACTCCGGGCCCAGGCGAAGCCCTCATCCGCATCGAAGCCTCCGGTGTCAACTTCATCGACACCTACTTCCGCGAAGGCCGCTACCCCGCGCAACTCCCCTACACCCTCGGTCAGGAGGCCTCCGGCATCGTCCTCTCCGTTGCCCCCGACGTCACCACCGTCAAACCCGGTGACCGCGTCGCCTGGTGTCTCGTCCCCGGCACCTACGCTCAGCTAACTGTCGCCCCCGCCGATCGTCTTGTCGCTATCCCCGATCACGTCAGCTTCCAGCAGGCAGCAGCGGCCATCCTCCAGGGCATGACCGCCCACTACCTCGCCCACTCCACCTACCCCATCCAATCCGGGGATGAGGTCCTCATCCACGCCGGCGCTGGTGGCACCGGTCTCCTCCTCATCCAGATGGCCAAAGCACGCGGCGCACGCGTCTTCACCACGGTCTCGACCAAAGAGAAAGCCGCCCTGGCCCGTGCCGCAGGTGCAGACGAAATCATCCTCTACACCCAGGAAGACTTTGTCGCAAAAGTAAAAACATTAACGCAGGGCAAAGGCCTGCCGGTCGTCTATGACTCCGTCGGCAAATCCACCTTCGAGCAATCGCTTCAATGCCTTCAGCCCCGAGGCCTACTGGTCCTCTTCGGTGGCGCCAGCGGAGCCGTCCCACCCTTCGACCTCATCCGTCTCTCCACCATGGGCTCGCTTTTTATCACCCGTCCAACCCTCAAAAACTACGTCGCAACCCGCGCCGACCTCGAAGCCCGTGCCAAAGACGTCTTCGACGGCGTAGCCAACGGCACTCTTAAGCTCCGCCTCGAACACACCTACCCTCTCACCGACGCTGCGCGCGCTCACCGCGACCTCGAATCCCGCAACACCACCGGCAAACTCCTCCTCATTCCCTGA
- a CDS encoding vWA domain-containing protein produces MTRYLLALTLLAATVTTQAQETATPTQALISLDSKTPATLAAKDVTAKVDNRLTPLTNLSIIPPNGAQVALLIDDGLRTSVGRELNALRSFITTLPAGTEVFVGYMQNGRVVPGTDLTGFTADRAAAAQSLHLPTGIPGSSASPYFCLSDFVKNWPSIAEGQISPQTQQPTRKARFVLMITNGVDPYNGSTSILNQNSPYVDAAVTDAQRSGVPVYSIFFSDAGFGRGRGTFSGQSYLSQLAQGTGGVAYYQGQGNPVSLDPYLKQFQQAIAETYVATFPVDANKKMVSLRLGTDLPKTKLRGPDQVRPGTIVAN; encoded by the coding sequence ATGACCCGATATCTTCTTGCTCTAACCCTCCTCGCCGCCACTGTCACCACGCAGGCTCAGGAGACCGCAACGCCCACCCAGGCCCTGATCTCACTCGACTCCAAGACACCCGCGACACTCGCAGCAAAAGACGTCACCGCAAAAGTCGATAACCGTCTCACCCCACTCACCAATCTCTCCATCATCCCTCCCAACGGCGCTCAGGTAGCCCTTCTCATCGACGACGGCCTCCGCACCAGCGTCGGTCGCGAACTCAACGCGCTGCGCTCCTTCATCACCACCCTGCCCGCTGGTACTGAGGTCTTCGTCGGTTACATGCAGAACGGCCGCGTCGTCCCTGGCACCGATCTCACAGGCTTCACCGCCGACCGTGCAGCAGCTGCGCAGAGCCTGCATCTCCCCACCGGCATCCCGGGCTCCAGCGCCAGCCCTTACTTCTGCCTCTCCGACTTTGTAAAAAACTGGCCGTCTATCGCGGAAGGTCAGATCTCACCCCAGACCCAGCAACCCACCCGCAAGGCGCGCTTCGTTCTCATGATCACCAACGGAGTCGACCCCTACAACGGCAGCACCAGCATCCTCAACCAGAACAGCCCCTACGTCGACGCCGCCGTCACCGACGCGCAGCGCTCCGGCGTCCCCGTCTACTCCATCTTCTTCAGCGACGCAGGCTTTGGCCGTGGTCGCGGCACCTTCAGCGGCCAGAGCTATCTCAGCCAACTCGCGCAGGGAACTGGTGGCGTCGCCTACTATCAGGGCCAGGGCAACCCCGTCTCGCTGGACCCCTACCTGAAACAGTTCCAGCAAGCCATAGCCGAAACCTATGTCGCCACCTTCCCAGTCGACGCCAACAAGAAGATGGTCAGCCTCAGGCTCGGAACCGACCTCCCGAAGACGAAACTCCGCGGCCCCGACCAGGTCCGCCCCGGAACCATCGTCGCAAACTAA
- a CDS encoding heavy metal translocating P-type ATPase produces MSSNLKIEETIANDTPSGVQERVTIPVTGMTCAACQSFLERTLADQAGVQAATVNLMLHNATVTFDPQSTSTAALVETIRHTGYGAEMPTEHRSVLLEQEEHDNDQLRETKQLGLKATVSLIAGLFAMLLSMPLMSASEAGGMERVNDPLMRWNMRVLDPALRRVLPWMYELNADVIRWILLATAAFVAVWAGRRFYTKAWSALLHKTADMNTLVALGTGAAFLYSTASTVAPGYFLSHGIAPDVYFEAGILIIGLVLIGNTLESRAKGQTVDALRRLVQLQPKTASILRDDVEYQLPLESIQDGDVVLVRPGERIATDGEVIYGKSTVDESMLTGESLPVEKIARDRVIGGTLNQRGSLQYRARSLGAGSTLAQIVNLLRDAQGSRAPIQRVADRVSAIFVPTVLGLAIVTFGAWRVFAPNFGVMQAFAAAVTVLVIACPCAMGLAVPTAVMVATGRGAALGVLIKGGEALQRLEKIDTVVLDKTGTITVGRPQVTDILLTTSGDEDTALTMSEREDHLIRVAAALERASEHPLATAVVDYAHERGLNLPEANEFESLTGLGVVGIVEGQATLIGNRSLMEKYDVAANSLQGAAERIAEDGKTALWVAIDGRLRGIVAVADMIKPGSVEAIRKMHAEGLRVVMLSGDSERTANAIASRVGIDEVIAGMLPAGKVDAIKRLQIAKRVVAMVGDGVNDAPALAQADVGLTMASGADIAMEAGDVTLMRSDLAGVSTAFALSRGTMRVMRQNLFWAFVYNVVGIPLAAGALYPSFGLLLSPIIASAAMALSSFSVVTNSLRLRRLKIG; encoded by the coding sequence ATGTCGAGCAATCTGAAGATCGAAGAGACCATCGCGAACGATACACCGTCAGGAGTGCAAGAGCGCGTAACGATCCCGGTCACGGGAATGACATGCGCTGCGTGTCAGTCGTTCCTCGAGCGGACACTTGCCGATCAAGCGGGTGTGCAGGCCGCGACCGTAAACCTTATGCTGCACAATGCAACGGTGACGTTCGATCCGCAATCGACGTCGACCGCAGCGTTAGTGGAAACGATTCGACATACCGGTTACGGGGCTGAGATGCCTACAGAGCATCGATCGGTGCTCCTAGAGCAGGAAGAACATGATAACGATCAGTTGCGTGAGACGAAGCAGCTCGGCCTTAAGGCGACCGTCAGTCTGATCGCTGGATTGTTCGCCATGTTGCTTTCCATGCCGCTGATGAGCGCAAGTGAAGCGGGCGGCATGGAACGAGTGAACGATCCGCTCATGCGTTGGAATATGCGCGTGCTTGATCCAGCTTTGCGCAGAGTGCTGCCGTGGATGTATGAGCTGAATGCCGACGTAATTCGTTGGATCCTGCTGGCGACTGCGGCATTTGTCGCGGTGTGGGCAGGGCGTCGTTTCTATACGAAAGCATGGTCGGCACTGCTGCATAAAACAGCAGATATGAACACGCTGGTAGCGCTTGGAACAGGAGCGGCGTTTCTCTACTCCACGGCAAGTACCGTGGCGCCCGGGTACTTCTTATCGCATGGCATCGCTCCCGATGTTTATTTTGAAGCAGGGATTTTAATCATTGGATTGGTGCTGATTGGAAATACGCTTGAGAGTCGGGCAAAAGGGCAGACTGTAGATGCCTTGCGCAGGCTGGTCCAGTTGCAGCCAAAGACGGCATCTATTTTGCGAGATGATGTTGAATACCAACTTCCGCTTGAGTCAATCCAGGATGGGGATGTTGTGCTGGTGCGGCCGGGCGAACGAATCGCTACGGATGGAGAGGTGATATACGGCAAGAGTACGGTGGATGAGTCGATGCTTACGGGCGAATCGTTGCCCGTAGAGAAGATCGCGCGAGACCGGGTGATTGGAGGAACGCTTAATCAACGCGGATCGTTGCAGTATCGTGCGAGAAGTCTGGGAGCGGGTAGTACGTTGGCGCAGATTGTGAATCTGCTGAGAGACGCTCAAGGATCTCGCGCTCCTATTCAACGAGTTGCAGATCGCGTGAGTGCGATCTTCGTGCCAACTGTGTTGGGTCTTGCAATCGTTACCTTTGGCGCATGGCGAGTTTTTGCGCCAAACTTCGGGGTTATGCAGGCCTTTGCTGCAGCAGTCACGGTATTGGTCATTGCATGCCCGTGTGCGATGGGTCTGGCTGTTCCTACGGCTGTGATGGTTGCAACCGGTCGTGGGGCTGCACTCGGAGTTCTGATCAAAGGTGGTGAAGCTCTGCAGCGATTGGAAAAGATCGATACTGTTGTGCTCGACAAGACAGGGACAATCACCGTAGGTCGTCCTCAGGTAACAGATATATTGCTGACGACGTCAGGCGACGAAGATACAGCATTGACGATGAGCGAGAGAGAAGACCACCTCATTCGGGTTGCGGCGGCGCTTGAACGAGCTAGCGAACATCCTCTCGCTACCGCTGTCGTTGACTACGCCCATGAGCGCGGTCTGAATCTTCCAGAGGCGAACGAGTTTGAATCACTTACTGGTCTTGGAGTTGTGGGCATCGTAGAGGGTCAAGCCACGCTGATTGGTAATCGTTCCCTGATGGAGAAGTACGACGTTGCTGCGAATTCACTCCAGGGGGCTGCGGAACGAATTGCTGAGGATGGCAAAACGGCGTTGTGGGTTGCAATTGACGGAAGATTGCGAGGCATCGTCGCTGTCGCGGACATGATCAAACCCGGCTCCGTCGAGGCGATTCGTAAGATGCATGCCGAGGGGCTACGAGTGGTCATGCTGAGCGGTGATAGCGAACGTACAGCAAATGCCATTGCCAGCAGGGTCGGAATCGATGAGGTCATCGCAGGGATGCTGCCAGCGGGTAAGGTCGATGCGATCAAGCGGTTGCAGATCGCGAAGCGCGTGGTCGCCATGGTTGGCGATGGAGTGAACGATGCACCTGCATTGGCGCAGGCTGACGTGGGTCTCACCATGGCGAGCGGAGCTGACATCGCGATGGAAGCCGGAGATGTCACTTTGATGCGAAGCGATCTGGCAGGAGTTTCAACCGCTTTCGCTCTGTCGCGCGGAACGATGCGAGTGATGCGACAGAATCTCTTTTGGGCATTCGTCTATAACGTGGTTGGGATTCCCCTGGCGGCCGGTGCTCTGTATCCAAGTTTTGGTCTGTTACTCAGTCCAATAATCGCCAGTGCAGCGATGGCGCTTAGTTCTTTCAGCGTAGTTACGAATAGCCTGCGATTGCGCAGGCTGAAGATCGGGTAA
- a CDS encoding TonB-dependent receptor — MFTLAARRATRPLLALAAAVLFFTLPAKAVSVHGTVTTPLGIPLGNARVQLIQGRKVASFAFTLQDGSYEVRSAVPGRFVLLISAAPFTPSIGQPFYAGVTDIIAHDIVMEYSTITPQLATTATGIPTPLPQIPSAITLTPEGDLYTQVGILNDLRQSPGVVAVQTGQAGGPIALYVRGGGSEANQVLIDGIPAADIGGLFDYSSISTTTLAGPELYRGANSALYGTGAEASVVNLATTRSSFLAPVINYTGDAGNFHTYRNEAILSGAINKLDYQAAFSRFNTSNALPLDEYHTTNSIANIGYSILSSTLARFTLRNIDSAVGLPDAHDIYGISASGKRADQDLYSGITVENVLAGNWHNLVRYGIARKREQVEQFAPTGEPVTTITDSLPTTTYYGDTVSLRGANGYIATGQAAFITPSFDAVSNRDELLYQTNYTFPYRIAALFSFHYENERGRLLDTATLNNQTAQRTNFLYTLQVQGDIKHRLFYSAGGAIEQNHLYGIAGTPRIGLAYAPVRPGKRWFRGTNLRANVATGVQEPSVANQFTSLYERLQQTGNQSAIATYNVTPITFERSRTYDLGIDQNILNQKVILKAGYFHNQFNHQLEFIGADGLEHYFGIPANIADEIPPATLNSLAYRTQGMELEVQYRPINHLFLDGGYTYLASLVLQSFSSDAVAAANGTPTTNPNIPGIAIGALSPLVGSRSFRRPPSSGFFAVEFVANKFSTAIKGALASRSDDSTFQLNNDRNGGNTLLLPNRNLDFGYAKLDFNMLFDASRRVTVFTQLDNLLGQQHIGPIGYPGLPFTIRAGAKIRIGGN, encoded by the coding sequence ATGTTCACCCTGGCGGCCCGCCGCGCGACCCGACCTTTACTCGCCCTCGCAGCCGCCGTCCTCTTCTTCACACTCCCGGCCAAAGCAGTCAGCGTTCACGGCACGGTTACCACACCACTCGGCATACCCCTGGGCAACGCCCGAGTCCAACTCATTCAGGGCCGCAAAGTCGCCTCCTTCGCCTTCACCCTGCAGGACGGCTCCTACGAAGTCCGCAGCGCCGTCCCTGGCCGCTTCGTTCTCCTCATCTCCGCCGCGCCCTTCACACCCAGCATCGGCCAGCCCTTCTACGCTGGCGTCACAGACATCATCGCTCACGACATCGTCATGGAATACTCCACCATCACCCCGCAACTCGCTACCACCGCCACCGGCATCCCAACCCCGCTCCCGCAAATCCCTTCAGCAATCACGCTCACCCCCGAAGGCGATCTCTACACACAAGTCGGAATCCTCAACGACCTCCGCCAATCTCCCGGCGTCGTGGCCGTGCAGACCGGACAAGCTGGTGGCCCAATCGCACTCTACGTTCGTGGTGGCGGCTCCGAAGCCAATCAGGTCCTCATCGACGGTATCCCCGCCGCAGACATCGGCGGTCTCTTCGACTACAGCTCCATCTCCACCACCACTCTCGCCGGCCCCGAGCTCTATCGCGGCGCCAACAGCGCCCTCTACGGCACCGGCGCCGAAGCCTCCGTCGTCAACCTCGCCACCACCCGCAGCAGCTTCCTCGCTCCCGTCATCAACTACACCGGTGACGCCGGCAACTTCCACACCTACCGAAACGAGGCCATCCTCTCCGGCGCCATCAACAAGCTCGACTACCAGGCCGCCTTCAGCCGCTTCAACACCTCCAACGCCCTTCCACTCGACGAGTACCACACCACCAACAGCATCGCCAACATCGGCTACAGCATCCTCTCCAGCACCCTTGCCCGCTTCACCCTCCGCAACATCGACTCCGCCGTCGGCCTCCCCGATGCCCACGACATCTACGGCATCTCCGCCTCCGGCAAACGCGCCGACCAGGACCTCTACTCCGGCATCACCGTCGAAAACGTATTAGCAGGGAACTGGCACAACCTCGTCCGCTACGGCATCGCTCGCAAGCGCGAACAGGTCGAGCAATTCGCTCCAACCGGCGAGCCCGTCACCACCATCACCGACAGCCTCCCCACCACCACCTACTACGGCGACACCGTCAGCCTCCGCGGAGCCAACGGCTACATCGCCACCGGCCAGGCGGCATTCATTACACCCAGCTTCGACGCCGTCTCCAACCGCGACGAGCTCCTCTACCAAACCAACTACACCTTCCCCTATCGCATCGCCGCGCTCTTCAGCTTCCACTACGAAAACGAACGCGGCCGTCTCCTCGACACCGCAACGTTGAACAACCAGACCGCCCAACGCACCAACTTCCTCTATACCCTCCAGGTCCAGGGCGACATCAAACATCGTCTCTTCTACTCCGCAGGCGGCGCCATCGAACAAAACCACCTCTACGGCATTGCTGGTACCCCGCGCATTGGCCTCGCCTACGCACCCGTCCGTCCTGGCAAGCGTTGGTTTCGCGGCACCAACCTCCGCGCCAACGTAGCCACAGGCGTGCAGGAGCCTTCCGTCGCCAACCAGTTCACCAGCCTCTACGAACGCCTTCAGCAAACCGGCAATCAATCCGCCATCGCAACCTACAACGTCACTCCCATCACCTTCGAACGCTCCCGCACCTACGACCTCGGCATTGACCAGAACATCCTCAACCAGAAGGTCATCCTCAAGGCTGGCTACTTCCACAATCAGTTCAATCACCAACTCGAATTCATCGGAGCCGACGGCCTCGAACACTACTTCGGCATCCCAGCGAACATCGCCGACGAGATTCCTCCCGCAACCCTCAACTCGCTCGCCTATCGCACCCAGGGCATGGAGCTCGAAGTTCAATACCGCCCCATCAATCATCTCTTCCTCGACGGCGGTTACACGTACCTGGCGTCTCTGGTCCTCCAATCGTTCAGCTCAGACGCCGTAGCCGCCGCGAATGGCACCCCTACAACCAACCCCAACATTCCCGGCATTGCCATCGGAGCGCTCTCACCCCTCGTCGGCAGCCGTTCCTTCCGCCGACCACCCAGCTCCGGCTTCTTCGCAGTGGAGTTTGTCGCAAACAAATTCTCCACCGCCATCAAAGGCGCTCTCGCCAGCCGCAGCGACGACTCCACCTTTCAGCTCAACAACGACCGCAACGGCGGCAACACTCTCCTTCTTCCCAATCGCAACCTGGACTTCGGCTACGCCAAGCTCGACTTCAACATGCTCTTCGACGCCTCGCGTCGCGTCACCGTCTTCACCCAGCTCGACAACCTTCTAGGTCAGCAACATATCGGCCCCATTGGCTACCCCGGCTTGCCCTTCACCATTCGCGCAGGCGCGAAGATCAGAATCGGTGGCAACTAA